The Callospermophilus lateralis isolate mCalLat2 chromosome X, mCalLat2.hap1, whole genome shotgun sequence genome contains the following window.
GTAAGTGACCTAAAGGAAGTGCCTAATGAGGGAGCTGGTGCTATTTTCGTTTTTTGGTTCACTGAGGATGTCCATTTGATGAAGGAATCCTTACATTAGCTTCCTCAGGAGCAAGCTTCATTAATTAAGAACCTTCGGGTAACCATTGTTGGAACTCTTGAGTCTTGCTTTTTTTAAGACATTGTGTGTGCTTCCCTGTGGGCATCTGGAGGATGACTCTGGCTGGATGCCAGTTCAGGCACTTGGGTGAaagtccatttagactttgggaaGAGAGAGTGAAAGGACATTTTAGATGAGATTGGGCTGCTGAATTCATTGGCTGTTGCTAACTGAGGTATGGAAACTTCGCTCCTGTTCCCCACCTATACAAGCTCAAAGATCCTGCTACAGTTTTCAGAGAGGATCagcaaagggctggggaggttttTAGGCATATTGCCATTTTTTTCAGGCTTTAGGACATCCTGTATCACTGATAGTATCataatttctattttatagatgaggaaacaggctCATGGAGATGAGGTGATTTGCTCAAGGTCAAACAGGAAGGGACCATACGTAGATGGGGGATAGAATGCAGATCTTCTGACTCCTTGTCCAGTGATTTCTCTATTGTACACATATTCTTGATACAGATCACTTCTTATTATTTAAGTTTTTCTCACTTATAAAACACTTCGAGATAATTTTTTCTGGAAGTAAATTTTGGAAATGGGGAGCAGCCACAGTCAACAGTCTCAATCATTGCAATATAAAAGAAAGTAGTAGGAAACATTTGGAAAGCAACCTTGTAGTTAAGGTGAATTAAAAGATGtaattttgtaaagaagtcttttGGATTGATTCTTCTTCAGTCACTTTAAAATGGAGAGGCAGTGTTCACTTAGCActgtcatcagcaaatatttaATGGTACTTAGCAGCCAGCTAATCAGGATTTCCCCAGACTTGGACAATTCAGTAGCTTATGAGAAAAAGTTGGATGTGGTTCACCTTTTGAAGGATGTGCTGGATCTGAAGTTTAAGACTTTGGTTTTAGAAACATCAGAAGCAAAAGGGAACTGAAGAGTCTAAAGATAATGGCCTTTGGCTTCAAGTGCATTTTAGCCATTAATTCAGGCTCTCTCTAAAACCTCAGGAGAGAAATTTATGTCTTGGACATAAACTAAGCCTCAGAAATCTGTCCCATTAGACAGAATTCCTAGAACGGAGAGAATGGGAGTAGTGCATCCTGTCCATAGCATTGATTAAATAGCATTTCTGCAAATGTCATCAGTAAGTTCTAAGTGGCCTATGTAGGATTTGGGGGGCTGTTCCTGAGGCACAGATGGAATCCCTACATCTGCAGTGATTTTGGCTTTGGTCTTATGAAAGCCTCAAACACCTGATagcaaaggtatttttttttcaaagctcaGCCTGGACTTTTCAAAAGGTGTTGTAAAAATGGAagcatgtaatttttaaaaaatttccttagCTGTGAATTATGTATCTTTCCCTGTAAACTGCTATATGTCAGAATAGACCCCATCCCTAGCCTTCTGTGAAACCCTTTTGGTGATGCTGCCAGAATGTAAGGGAAAAGCCATTGCTGTCCATTTGGAGCTGAGATATTATGGCATCTGGGTTATATAGGGATACACTGCCAATTTTTTGTTGACTTCCTGTTTACAATAGCTGGCCAGAAAGACCGTTGGCGATACCATTTTTATATAATATCTTTCTTGCTCCAGTCCTTGAATTAAGTCAAATCCTTGGTCAACTACTTATTTGGCTTTTGCTTTATATCCACTGAGTCTTTGAAAAGTAGTCAGTTTCCAGAAGTCTTTATCATCCAGATGAAAGATACTTAGGAATATTCTAACTCCATCATTCCTGTCTTCTAGATATTATACCTTTATTTTCCTTCTACTTTGTAGTTACAATAGGAGTGctaagaggtaaaaaaaaaaaaaaacagttacaaTAATGATTTcagctcttttttttcttcaaaagactGGAACTGGgagaataaaaaagaacaacCCAAAGAATACCAACGGATTCTACAGTGCTTCTTAGATAGAAAAGACTGTTGCTATTCTATCCATCAAATGGGTAAGATCCTTAATTAGTGGTTTGAAAGGAATACCTATACctgatctttttctttttctgccttATATAAGTGACTCTTCTAAGTTGTCCATCTGCTTAATTATTTATGCAAACATTTAGGAGTTTGTGGCTCATTGGAAGATATTTTGCTAACATGTCAATTTTTTCCACATAAAAACAGCACAAATGGGTGTAGGAGAAGGGAAATCAATTGGCGAATGGTTTGGACCAAACACAGTTGCACAGGTGTTAAAGTAAGTAAAAGAGTCTAGCATTTGCCTATTCTACCATTTCCTATGCTTCCCTCCTCCAGCCAACTAAACCTTTCATCAACCTAAGTATTCTTGCATTCCCACTAAGCTATCAAACACCTGTACTATTTTGCTCAGACAGTTCTTTGAAATGTGTACGTGTGGACCTCTATCTtggctttacagagttgtatctACTGTATCGTACATGTGGCTTTACCCCAGGATTTATCCAGTAGCTCACCCTACAGATAGATGTGCTTGTGCCAGGGAGTTATTAGCCTGGGGATCCTTTGAAGTGAAAAGGATTAAGTAGTAGAGGCTTAGCCAGTCTAAGCAAGAAATGGACCCCCCCCCCCATAGTTTAAAAATccattaattaattcatttaacaTTTATGGTGCCTTTCTTATGTAAGTGCTGAAATGAACTAGCAGAACTCACTGCCTATTGAAGGAGAGGAACCCCTAGGGTTTATCTTCTCTTAGCTGATTCAAGGTAGGCCAGTGTGGTACTTTTTGCAGTTATCCTGTTAAATTCCAGAATTTGTCTCCAAATGTAACAGGAAAGGTCAGGTTCAACTTTTCAGAAGTTAATGGGGCATCTGATGTTCCTATACCACAGGCCACCTTTCTTCttgtccctccttccttcctgacAGTCTGTTAATGAACACTCAGGGCAGAAGCTAGATTTTTCTTGTTCACTCTGTAACTCTAGCACATAAAACTTCATGGCACAcataagtactcaataaatgcttgatgaatgaatgaaaatgacaGCTAGAATTTGGGGCCAGATTTAGGGAGGAGAAGAATGAAACTATCAGGCATCCTTTGGTACAGTGTATTTCAGTTCCTGGGCATTATGGCAGGGCCTACTCCATGTAAAGTAAAGAAGGGTACCTGTTTCAATTATTAGCAATTAATCCATTACTAAGTAATTAACTAAACTGCTTTGGAAATATGGATGTGTTCGGAGCAGCCTGGGCTTTCTGGGGATCCAAGGAAAACTTATAATGTAATTTTCCTAACAGGAAACCACATTTTTGCCTTAGTCAAGAGTGTCATTTGGGTATCATTGACTCTGCTGAGCAAGGAACTGGCAGTGTTTCAGGAACTGCTCTAGGAACCCAGGGCAGAAAGTGTAAAAGGTTAGAACTACTATGCTGAGCCTAGAACCTGGCTTGAAATACCTGATTTTTAAATTACTTCCCTtagaatttccttctttcttctgaattttgaggtttctaaCAGTAAACAAACGGAAGCACATAATTTAGCCCACATAATTTATGTGGGCTCTGACTATTGTGGTTGTTGTCATTAACAACAATATGGATGTTCCTGGAATTACTGCCTGATAAACCTGTTGTAAGTTGAAGATATTATGAGTTGAAAGCACACTGAATATATCTAACTTACCGAACATTACAGCTTAGTTATATGGTCCATTGTAGAGTATGGGCTGTTTCCCTTGTGATCCTGTGGCTGACTAGGAGCTGCAGCTCACTGCCACTGCCCACCATTACAGGAGAGTATCAGATGCACCAGGCATAGtgctgcatgcctataatcccagtgactcaggaggctgaggcaggaggatcacaagtttgaagctaggctcagcaatttagcaaggctaggagcaacttagcaagaccctgtctcaaaacaaaaaataagagaggctggggatgtggctcagtggttaagtacccatggattcaatccctagtactaaaataataataataataataacaacaacaacaacagagagTATTGGGTGGTAAATCACTAGACTGGGGAAAGATCCTGATACTCAATGTGTACTGCTTTTGCACCACAGTAAAGTCAAAAAGTTTTAGGTCAAACCATCATAAGTTGAGGAATGTCTcataccatcatcatcatcatttttattattatgggGAAATATAATGCATTAAAGTGAATGTAATATGTACAAATAtgacataatgaatcccactattatgtataattataatataccaattaaaataagtaaaaaaataaaatgaatgcaatACAGGTGTAATGTTAATTAACTTCTTCCTGGGAGCTGCTTTGATAGagagaatgtttttttttcttttgtccaaTGAAACTGGACTTTACTCACATATCCCAGAAGTAACCAAGTTAAACATGTCTCTTCTCAAACTGGCAAGGGAAGAAGGTAAGGGGAAAATGGGAAGGGTGATTTACTTCGGCCTCAGCTAATCTCTCCTTTAAAAGGGTTTTCTTAGTAATCTGCCCTGATGTCATGCAGTTTGACACTGTCTCTCTTCAGCCACTGACTAGTAAGGCTCCCACACTTGAGTCATCTGTGgtctaactttctttaaatagggTTCTCAATGTAGCTGGGaaggaaataagaatgcatctttctctctcattctctccccTCCTTTCTCCCCCCTCCTCTCTTTTTTTCCTGAGACTCATTATGCATATtatctatgatatatatatatatatatatatatatatatatataaatatttggtgctgggatagaacccaggaccttgtgcatgctgtgcaagtgctctaccactgacctacacccaagtcatatatatatatatatatatatatatatataatgacaacattatttcctctttttttaagACAAGGTGTCAGTcagaatgtctttatttaagGAAACAAAATCTCTTAGGATTTAGAGGTAACTTTTCTTTTTCACTCAGTAGGAGTACCATCGTTTATGAGATAGATGTTTCCATGCTGGGAAGTGGAGTCTTCTTTCTGAGATTCAAATATAGTCCCTAGACATGGAATGCTTCAGAGCTCTTTCAAAGGAGCCAGAGATAACCCAAACACCAGCCTCTCTGGTGACATCAGAAACACTGGGCATAAATTGTACTGTTTCCTACTATTTTCATTTCCCCGATTGTGACTCATTATGTGTTCCTTTGCAGAAAACTTGCTTTATTTGATGAGTGGAATTCCTTGGCTGTTTATGTTTCAATGGATAACACAGTGGTCATTGAAGATATCAGTGAGTTCCCTAGCCTGTTTACCTTCCTAGTTGGTGGGTGATGAGTTTGTTCTTCACCATTTGAAAATCTGGGGTTCTCTGGCCTGTTCTGCCAGGACAGGGGGCCCTAGAGAAACACAGggctctgcttctcttcatttttAGCCTTCTTAATGGGAGAAAAACATTAGAGGGTTTTGCTGCCTCTCAAAGAAGTATCACTTCCCTTCCCTGCAGGACAACCAAACTCTGTATAATCTGTTAAACTACCAGTAGATGTCTCATGGAGGCCAACCCTTGTCCAAGCCTGTTTACCCTGCCATGGGATTTAGAGAAACCCAAAAACAAAGTCCCTGTCAAGACTTGCAGGCTAGTTGAGAAATGAGATTCTTTCCATGAGCCCAAAATACTTGTACTGAGCTAAGCAAGTGCTCATGGGCCAGCAAGAAGATCATGAAGCTAAAGGAATGGCCTAGGCTTCCTATAGGAAGTAGGGCCAGCCGGGCTCTGGTGGCTGGGGCAGGGGCCTTCTAGGCAAGATAGGGAGCATGTGAGGTCCCTGTTAGTTTTACCTTTGTAGTGTCTCGTAGGGCTAGATACTTCTTACTCACCCAGCTTTCTTGTCTTTTGTTTCTAGAAAAAATGTGCTGTGTCCTACCCTTGAGTGTTGACACAGCTGATGAAAGCATCTCTGATTCTCTGACTGCTTCAAACCACAGTAAAGGCACCTCTGCCTTCAGCCTAGCCTGGAAACCCCTGCTGCTCATTGTGCCCCTTCGCCTGGGCATAAACCAAATAAATCCTGTGTATGTAGACGCGTTCAAAGTAAGTTGCTTCTTTCCCCAAGCCCATTGCTTCCTGCCCATCACACCGCCATGTCAGCACAGAGATCCGTGAGCAGCAGTCCACAAGTGAGTTGAGAATCTTGCATTCTCTTTCCCTCTAGGAGTGTTTTAAGATGCCACAGTCTTTAGGGGCATTAGGAGGAAAGCCAAATAACGCCTATTATTTCATAGGATTCTTAGGTAAGAAAGGATGAATCGCAAGTAAGTCATAATGGGTTAGGGGAGGGTATGGGGTGAAGGTGTGCATGGGAGACCAGGCAGTTCCAGTAAGTGGGCCCCCATCTAGCTCAGGGATATTCTGACCTCTGGTCAGCTCCTTCTGGGTTTAGCCTGACCTACAAAAGGTAATGCTGCCTTATGCCTGATGGAAAGCAGGTTCCTTTTCAGTACCTCCATATTTTCCTCTTGATAAGATGGTTTCAGTTTCTCATGGGATTGCCCCAGGGTCACAGTATTGCTCCAGAACATCTCTTTCCTGCCTGTGGAGCCCAGGCAGTGAGGTCTCTGTCCCTTAGCTTTGTTGATCCCCTTCTTATGGAGGTTCAGGCAATCAGGTTAGGTGGAACATTCTCTGGCTTCCCATGCCCCATAGCTGGGCTTGCTTATTCAATGTTCAGAGTCATGCCAGGGTGGAAATTAGAGGTGACAAAGATGGAAGTTTCTCTTTCCCAATAGTGAGAGCTAAGCCTTAAAACCACTAACCTCCTAATGTGGATCTTAACTGAGCAGCCTGGAATTCCCTGCATAGGTCAACACCTCTGGAGACCTAGGCATCTTCCTTACTATCTGTGGCAAAAGACATTTAAGGCTCTGATCACACAAAATGAGCTAGCCCAGTGCCTCTTAAACTTGAATGTATACAGGTTACTGTAAGAAGCTAGTAGAATGCAGAGTCAGTATGTGTGGGGCAGAGCCTAAGATTTACTTTTGTAACTAGGTGGTGCAATGCTGCTGGTCCATAGACCATGGTTTGAGTACTAAGGGCCCAGATACCCAGTTAGTGCTGAAGATCATAAGCAGGGAAGTCATACATCCAGGGGAATTTGGCACAGGATGCTTTTGGCAGGAATAGAGTGCTTAGAGAATGGGCTTCAAGGAAGTTATGAAGTTAGATTGGCCACCAGGCAAGGAGAGCTAGAGCAGTTATAAGGGAAtgacatgaagggatgtgtataggACATGGTGGAGATGGCCTTGATCAGCCTCCCCAACCTGTCTCTTCAGAGATTCGGGAAGGTTTGGTGGGATGGCAACAGGCAGACATACCTGATGTTACACATCAGTCCCCTACTTGTTAGCTATATGACTATAGGGAGAGGATATCAACTTTTTCAGTCTCAGGTTCTTatgtgaaataagctaatccctgACTCACCATTAGGTCATGTCGCAGTAAAGCCTTCAGAAAAGAGCCAAGTACGTAGATAGTATGCTCTTAGTGAAAGGTGGCTTCATCCCAACACCTCGGTTATTCCTGGCTTCCTCTAGAGGGTGGTTGCTAAGCAGCTGCCTCTGCTCTTTCCAATGCTTCCATCTACTGGTAAAGTCTGAGAACTACAGCATAATGGAAAATATGGAGCCCCTAGTGGCTTTTATTTTTCTAAGTATGAAATCCAGTATTTGGAATTATGTCACTTTAAGATGCTCTCTGTTTCTAAGCTTTTGAGTTCCtgtcaaagaaaatatttcaaaaatatatagtcaGCCCTCCATATTTGTGGGTTCCACATATGTGGATTTGACCAACCCGGggatcaaaaatatttggaaaaaagttgtgTCTGTACTGAACACATATGGATTTTTTTCTTGTCACTGTTTGCAAAACATCCCCATAGGGTAGAGACTGTCATTTTCATCTTCTACGTTATATAATTAAAATGTCACCTAGCTAGAAAGCATTGTGAAGCCAGGATTCCATCCCAGTTGGGTCATCTCTGCCTACCACACTTCATTGCTTCCCTAATGGCCCCCTGCATGGTGAGAAGCTGGGAAAAGCTCTATGTGAGAGACCCTGGCCACCTTGGATGAGATTCTGGTTGTCAGGTCTTGCCTGCCTAGAGAGAAGGAATGTTTGTTCTTTGCACTTGGGCATAGGTTGCTACCTGGAGACCCACAGCACTAATGCTTACAGACGTTTACCCTGTCTCTGTAAATGGTTGACTAGCCTGATTCTTCTTCCTGGGCCTCAGTTGAGAACTTATTTCAGTCTTCACATAATTTCTAGAATTACTTTACGATTTTTAGTGTCTTATAATCACCATCAGAAAAGAGACAGCCTGTAAAgctctactactactactactactactccacacacacacacacacacacacacacacacacacacacacaccacccatGGGGAAAGGTCCTGGGCTTAGTCAGACACATCGTTATTATTCTCAGCACCTTAACTGGAAACACTCTGGTGGCAGAGAGTTTGGTTATAGCTTAGCTTTGCCTTTCTATCTTCTTGTCTTCAACTTCCTTATCCTCTCACTTTTCTATTATCTTAGGCTTCCTTCTTTACATCTTGGTTGTTACTCTTTAGTGTGATCTGAGGTTATTTTGATACAATGAATCTCACCTATATATGGTCTAGAGGATGTGTACCTTGACTTTCATAAAGCAACTCAGATGGGGATACCATATATTTGTAGGGGAATTCTTTTGATTTGAAGAAAGATACTTCTGTGATCACCTTGTATTTGtattgtattatatatatttcacagaGATGAAATCTTCTGGTTCTTATAACATCCTGTGAGGTAACTCACATAGGTCCAATGGCCCcagtttaaaaataagaaaattagcaCAGAGTTAAAGAATTTCTCTTTGGTTTACAGTACAGAAAAGTTAAACTTTTCATCAGACATCAAAAATACATTCTTTACCAATGGAAGAATATAGATGTTCATTCCTGGATGCCATACCAGAAAGGGTATTTGGGACATCCCTCTCCACCCCATTCTTTTGCTGCAGATAGATGTCTCTTATCACCTGAAACAATTGAGGAAAGTGACCCACATGGTGGTCAGGCCTGGACAGTGAAATTATATGCTGTCTTAGGTACTTTTACTTATTTGACCCGTGCTGATGACCATTAGAGGAACTATTAGGTCAAAGTAGATATTTTATTATCCCAAACTCCTGCCAGGACATTTGAGGGCTAGGTTTTTTCAATGGAATGAATATAGTGTGgattttctcttgtatgtaaaggccAGGCATCTCCAAGTGAGTTTTCCCGTGAGGTGCATCTGTACTGCTGTTAATGTAGCAAAGATAGTGCTTTCTGGTAGGATTTACTTACTTGCTAACAATGACTAACCTGTTACCAAATCAAGACCTGGAGTTAGCAGTCCTCAGCAGAGTTAGCAATTCCCCTTCAGTCTGGGTAGCATTTCTCTTGAAGGCTAAGGCCTGTTCCCTTACCAGAGGCACTCTCTTAAGCATAGATCTGAGAACTGATGATCTTGAGTGAGATGCTTTCCAAGGCCAAAAGAGGCAGACAGCTCCCTAATGGCTCCTGGACTCAGAGCCTGGTGACTCTACTATAACTTCTTTGCTACTGCTGCTCACAGAGCCTGCCATGTCATCTGTGCTCTCTCATTCCCACATTTTCCCACACATGTCGCTTTCCATTTTGGACTTGAACTCTGAGGAGATGTAAATGCTAGGGTCAGTTTTCTCGTTGAATAATTAGAGCTGGGCACAAGTGGCTTCTTTTAAGCATGCTCACCCTGGCTTCAGGCTTTCTGTCATCCCATTCTCATTGTCACCAAGAAAGGGGTTAGGAGAACCAAGGGGCCTTTTCCTAAGGATAGCAGTGGGGCCAGAGCCAGTGGTTATTCAAATGTTAAGCATGTCTCATTCAAAACAGGTGATGAGCTCATCTTTTTGGACCCTCACACAACCCAGACCTTTGTTGACATTGAAGAGAATGGAATGGTTGATGATCAGACTTTCCATTGCCAGCAGTCCCCACAGAGAATGAACATCTTGAACTTGGATCCTTCTGTAGCATTGGTTAGTATCTGAAGGTTGGGGAGGGGATACAATGCCACCCTGTTACATATTGGTTCCCTGGGAGTTATTTAGGTTGTTAGGTAGCATGGCTCACCACTCCCATGAGAGGCAGCATAATCTAATGGGAAAGGAAAGGACCCCAGAGACAAACTGCTCAAGTTAGAATTCATGCTCTGCTACCTCCTAGCTATAGACTGAGTTTTGGACTTTTTTGTCACAAAACAAGGGAAATGATAGTTTCTTCCTTGTAGGGTTATATGAGGTGCAAAGTGCATAAGACACTTAGTAGAGGGCCTGGCACACTGCAAGTATTCTACAAGTGTCCTTATTAGTATTATTACCTTTCGTCCTTTTCCATCAAATTATCACCCATGGGCACAAGGAATAATATAGGTATGGCTGGGGCACACCTCCTGGGAGGACAGTGTCCATTTCTTGATGCATACATGTCAAGAAATTACAGGTTTTCCCTAGAAGTGTGATTGCTGTTATCATGCATTGAAGGGGCATCTGCCTGTGAAGTAGCCAGGGGTTTATAGGCCTGTCTGTTCCCCCTTTAACCCAATCATTAGAACACTAGTGATTAAGAGCTGACAAGTCTATCTCTTGCCATGAACTATTCTTTCACTACTGTGGGATATctctgaggaggagaaggaaactgCTGGCTCTGTCTATTCTAATAGATCATTCCTTAAAGGCCAAAGCCACCTATTAAGTATTGCCTCTAACTAAAAGTACTATTTGGCTTCTATTTGCTGGTTTAATTGAACATTCTTTAGAATTgtgcatatttgttcattttatgtGATAGAATTAACCCTGTGCTTTGGAGACTGATCTTCAAGTTAAAATATCTCACAGGATGGGTGGAGAGGGACAGGGAAAAGAGAGAGCAAGAGTTAGAGAAGCACAGAGACAGAGTGAGAACAAGAAAATCCCaatgtatgtatctaagtgaggcAATGGGCtaggagacagagaggcccagccAATCTTCCTCTCTTGTTGGAAATACACGTGGGCAAGAGGGTGACCCACCTCCTAATTCTCAGCCAATACCTTTATCTTGCAATACAAAGGGCAATGCTAAGTTGTGTTCTTTTGCTTTCCCTCCCCCAAGGGATTTTTCTGCAAAGAAGAAAAAGACTTTGATAACTGGTGTAGTCTTGTTCAGAAGGTAAAGATGTTTGTTTTCCTTAGTCTTAAACATGGAAGCTCTTCAGTCTAATTCCTGTTTAAGATTGCTTTTCATACTAACATAGACCTAGTCTGATGTAATTTTATTATAAGAgaaagaaactaagcaacagacaATCTATCAGATATGAAGATTTGTGCATAAATTTGGGGAAACCAAAGAAAGTATGTTTTGTCTCAAACATACTTGTAATTTAATGTTTCATCCCATTAAGCCcacaagtcatttgaaagtcAACTAACATTCTATTGTTTTAACCTAAAAATGCCAATTTCACATTGATCAATCCTAAATTCTTCCTTACTCTATTCATAACACTGAGATGGTTAAAGAAACCTAAAGCACTTTTGTACTTGTTTTAGTGGTCCATTTATAGCTTAATATATTCCATCATGATTTAGAGAGCTTGTCCCTCTATTTACTCTCTtacttatataatatatacacatgcTACCTTTTAAAGGaatcacaatgtacagaaatccACATGAAGTTATTGTTTCTTTTTGGTATCTTGTGTGATATCACTGGCTTTCCaatctttttctcttccttcctcatTATCAGCCTCTAACACATTCCATAGAGATGAaagatattgataaatgcttGTTGAAAAATGAAGGGAGATCATAGGGGTTAATTTAAAAAGCATCAGAAAGGGTGGCAGGAGATGAGAAGATCTCTCTGCAAAACCAAAGGATTCAAGAGATGGAGGAAGCCCAGAGCCTTTGCAAGCATaaggaggaaagatttttttcttctcaagTGAATGAATAGTTAACACTACTGTCCTTAACTGAATCTGAACCACAAGTAATAATTTCCTGAGATataatagaaaattatttttcagaGCATTACTTATATTTCAGAGTGTAGCAAAACTGTATTGGTATCACAATTAAACAAGAAATTAATCTAAAAATAACTatggtaaatggcagaaagatcaatagagtagaAGGAAGGGAACAGGGTTGagggaggaaaggggaggaagaggtactgaggattgaattagaacaagatatattttatgcttttataattatgtcaaaatgaattctactgccaTGCATAACTAAAAGGACCAATAAAAAACAAGAATGAGAATTTTATGATAAGACTATGTCGATTTAAATTAGAATATATACCTTAAATGTTGGATTACAACTGAAACCATGCCACTATGTACCAATATTTTCTTGGGACATATTTATTTTGATTAAGTAAAATTTCTTTGGAGCCAATAG
Protein-coding sequences here:
- the Atg4a gene encoding cysteine protease ATG4A isoform X2 gives rise to the protein MESVLSKCENQITIFTDYLEEFPDTDELVWILGKQHLLKTEKSKLLSDISARLWFTYRRKFSPIGGTGPSSDAGWGCMLRCGQMMLAQALICRHLGRDWNWENKKEQPKEYQRILQCFLDRKDCCYSIHQMAQMGVGEGKSIGEWFGPNTVAQVLKKLALFDEWNSLAVYVSMDNTVVIEDIKKMCCVLPLSVDTADESISDSLTASNHSKGTSAFSLAWKPLLLIVPLRLGINQINPVYVDAFKECFKMPQSLGALGGKPNNAYYFIGFLGDELIFLDPHTTQTFVDIEENGMVDDQTFHCQQSPQRMNILNLDPSVALGFFCKEEKDFDNWCSLVQKEILKENLRMFELVQKHPSHWPPFVPPAKPEVTTTGAGVTSMELNNKKQSVLLLK
- the Atg4a gene encoding cysteine protease ATG4A isoform X1, translating into MESVLSKCENQITIFTDYLEEFPDTDELVWILGKQHLLKTEKSKLLSDISARLWFTYRRKFSPIGGTGPSSDAGWGCMLRCGQMMLAQALICRHLGRDWNWENKKEQPKEYQRILQCFLDRKDCCYSIHQMAQMGVGEGKSIGEWFGPNTVAQVLKKLALFDEWNSLAVYVSMDNTVVIEDIKKMCCVLPLSVDTADESISDSLTASNHSKGTSAFSLAWKPLLLIVPLRLGINQINPVYVDAFKECFKMPQSLGALGGKPNNAYYFIGFLGDELIFLDPHTTQTFVDIEENGMVDDQTFHCQQSPQRMNILNLDPSVALGFFCKEEKDFDNWCSLVQKEILKENLRMFELVQKHPSHWPPFVPPAKPEVTTTGAEFIDSTEQLEDFDLEEDFEILSV
- the Atg4a gene encoding cysteine protease ATG4A isoform X3; protein product: MESVLSKCENQITIFTDYLEEFPDTDELVWILGKQHLLKTGGTGPSSDAGWGCMLRCGQMMLAQALICRHLGRDWNWENKKEQPKEYQRILQCFLDRKDCCYSIHQMAQMGVGEGKSIGEWFGPNTVAQVLKKLALFDEWNSLAVYVSMDNTVVIEDIKKMCCVLPLSVDTADESISDSLTASNHSKGTSAFSLAWKPLLLIVPLRLGINQINPVYVDAFKECFKMPQSLGALGGKPNNAYYFIGFLGDELIFLDPHTTQTFVDIEENGMVDDQTFHCQQSPQRMNILNLDPSVALGFFCKEEKDFDNWCSLVQKEILKENLRMFELVQKHPSHWPPFVPPAKPEVTTTGAEFIDSTEQLEDFDLEEDFEILSV